The genomic region ttataatgacctaaatttaaaaaagcTAGTGTTTTACATCctatatctatatatgCACCTTCTTCgttaataaattttacTGTACCATTTACTTCATCTTCTATTTTGAAGTctgtaattttttttaattttttctttttattttcttctttgATATACATTAAATCTTGAGAATCTTTATTAAGTTGAAATTGTAGCCctaatttttctttaatttcatcaatattttcttcatttcTGTTGTgcttataaatattttgttgATAAGTCATATTGGGAACATGAGGTTGTTGTTGGTATGTGTTTGTCAGATTGTTGGAAATATCTTCATCATCCTTATAATCATCATGTTCATAATAATCATCAAattcattatcatcatcacattcattatcatcatcatatgttttatcatcatcatatgttttatcatcatatgttttatcatcatatgttttatcatcatatgttttatcatcatatgttttatcatcatatgttttatcatcatatgttttatcatcatatgttttatcatcatatgttttatcatcatatttttgCTCACCTTTCTGATGTTGATAATTTGTTTTCAAATATCCAACGTCCCTGAGCTTGTTCAGGTTGAATTTCAACATTTTgatttcttcttcattatcCGTGActtgtataatattattttttttatgaatatagCAAATGACAACATCTATGTATTTTCctatttcatatttttttttgagttctgctttttcattaaaatatcttttaatatataaatgagCTAATTGTATGAAATTAATATCtacttttattaaatgGTTTTGTACATGTACAACTTTTGCTCTAACTTGATCTCCTAATTTGAAGAAATCAATGGGAAGTTTGAATTTATGTCTACATAATTTAGTTGTTCTCTTGGTTTCGTCTtcatatttcattttttcttttattttttcaaataaatcatatttCCATCTTCTTaataaatgttttttttttggtaaCTTTTGAATATAACTAACTGCATGaggattttttttttttttttcttctttatgCATTTCTAgttcttcattttttaatgtaataaaatattcaaacAAATCATTTccattttcatatattcttttatttcttcttaAACGATATgttatgttttttttcttatcttttaataaattaatattattgttaacataaaaatatttctttattgTTTTACATTCATATGTTAACAAAAATAGGATAATGGATAAAATCATAAATATcatttcttatttttacattaaacatattattatatcataataaatatattgaacATATTGAACATATTGAACATATGGAATATGTCTCATCCAAAAaaacatatgtatatttgtatatatatatatataaaacaattctatgattataaaataaattttattttggTATAACATGGATGTCACCTTATAATCATAAGGTAAATcaatatgtgtatatataaacaaattttacattatgaataaattagatatattcatatgtttatattgaattatattttctagCTGTTATAAACATTTGTTCTCATATTTAACATTCTAataagaacaaaaaaaaaaataaaataataaataaataaataaataaataaaataataaatacaaagaaataaagatgaaaaaaGTTGTAATATctaaaatatgtttttgtgtaaattttcattaattttttttaaaatatacatttattattcataataatattaataaatacataaatatatatggtatatatatatatatatgtattattaaagagtaaaacattttaatatatctgccctttttattttatttaataaaaaaaaaaataataataaaataatgaaataataataggaTACCcttcatattaatatatacatatatatatattatatatttatttaatattatatgtatatgtaaatatattttacagTTTTAAATCTCTCATTCtattatatacacattTCATGTATATTTcaaagatatatatatgtacatatttacattttgtcgttctttctttttttctttcttttttttttctttctttctttccttttttctttctttctttttttctttattttttttttttatttttttatatattttttcatttgcttttttttttctttaaatatttacataatattttatttatattatactgcatatataatattcccagaataacaaaaaaaacacCTAAAGAAAATAGTAAGGCATTTaatgttttaattttgGATTCCTTCAATTGAATAATGATAGTTGTTAAGCTACTAAAGAAAACTATATTGGACATAATCAAAGGTATAACGGATGTTACAGTAAAGTGAGATAATgatacatttaaaaaaattagttGATTAGATAAGCAAAataatgttaaaaaaattaaaatatatgaaaagaaatattcAAACATATGAAACTTTTCATTTGGTAATACACTTATTATTTGTTcagaaaatatattaacaaatCCTCCTGACATTCCACATAAGGTACAACAAAAAATTCGATAATAAATTGTGTTTgtatttattcttttatacTTTGATGGTACTAAATATATTGCAGTAATAAGAGATAAATATTGtatttgattattattttcacatttcttataaacatatttgtaattataataataattattataatatttataactATTACAACAACTATTACTACAACAACTATTACTACAACAACTATTACTACAACGACTATTACTACAACGACTATTACTACAACGACTATTACTACAACGACTATTAATACAACAACTATTACTACAACGACTATTACTACAACatctattattattattattattattattattattattatttaatttataacTTCCTATACTTTCATCATTACTACTAACATTCCCAATGCTTCCTCTATTACTACTACTAGTACTGCAAATAAAACCATTTTCTAAATTCGATAATGTATTCTGTCTTTGTGAAATTTTGGCTAGTAAAGGAAATTTGGCCTCCTTCTTTCCATAACAATTAATGTgattattaatataactACTGTTGTAATAAATGtaacttttatatattttttcttctccactatatttttcaatGCCTAccatattatcattattttcattgTTATCATCAATATCTAAGTTTTCCACATTCATTTGATTGCTGattgattttttttttttttttttttccccttcttttatatctttttccTGAACATGTATACTTTCACATGAACCGTTCAGGTGATTAAAATTGTTCTTTTcaaaaatgattatattttcttcatgtataatatcaattatttcattatcctttttattaatattatcatttgtattattaaacATAAAGAATTCCTTATTTCTTTTAGTTATCATGTcttttatgtttttattatttgtaagattatttaaaaatgtgCAATTTTTTTgagataataataaaaaaggaatatgatttttttgGCTAGCTGATGGATATATGTTGTGatcacatatattattatttataataattttttcacAAGTCAATTTATTGAAATAGGATTGAGGAGAATTATCTACAgatcttttttttctcgtttttttctttgaatttttatgtatatctTTATGAAGAgttaaataaattttattttttcttagTAGATTAGTATCCTTTGGCATAAGAATAGGTGGTGTGTTAGAATATTCCTGTTCATACATAGATTgcatatttcttttattatttttttttttgttgataaaaatgttgGAATAACATTTGggaattttttttttttttttttttctaccTTTTGATTTAGATATGTTATCTTTACATacttttgttttttttgaatatgTATCATGGTTAGTAAATAAGTTTGGAGGTACAGTATCTTTTTGTTGATTGTTTATAATAAGGATTTTATTAAAAGGTAATACGCACCATTCTGTGTTGCTACTACAactaatattatcataataataataattattattattatttttattattattattattattattattttttttattattattatgtcTGGATAGGATACTTATCTGGTCTTcgattttataaataataggTACGGTATTCTTTCTGACGAGCgattttaatttttttctgtGATCATTTTGAAATAATTTACGTAAATGTTTATGTGTATTATTTTGATGATGTATGGTgtcatcatttttatcatgATGTATAACAAAATTGCTCCAAATATTTGGATCTTCCTTTTTGCTGTCGATACATTTCATATCATTGGAAAAATATGTCAAACTATTATGATCATTTAGTATCTGATTAcgaataaaaatattgtcCATTGATTTTGTTCTTCGCTTTATTTTTGGAATGAAGGAAATGTGTCGTATATGAGCTGATGATGGTCtgttaatatttaattttttggaatatagaaaattcatttttttaagataTTTCATATTTGCCATATcttgaaaatataaaggaaTAATACACAtgattaataaaataataattattgtAAATATTGTAATCATATAGATAATAACTCTTGTTTgtttatacatatttattaaatctttcatattatgtatatctACTTTTTTTTCAGAAAAAGTAATTATTAAAGCTATGCCagttattaaaaaaaaacttcCCATATATTGATGTAActttgtttttatttttaaggatacatttgttataattaagttccataaaatatgtacacCAGCAAAAGGTG from Plasmodium reichenowi strain SY57 chromosome 8, whole genome shotgun sequence harbors:
- a CDS encoding putative membrane protein (conserved Plasmodium membrane protein, unknown function), with protein sequence MDTSFIGIIISFIGSFFGALGDKFVHDSYIKEKNINTQIYKKKMIWLLGILLSVVIDPIFTIIALYFTSAALVTPFAGVHILWNLIITNVSLKIKTKLHQYMGSFFLITGIALIITFSEKKVDIHNMKDLINMYKQTRVIIYMITIFTIIIILLIMCIIPLYFQDMANMKYLKKMNFLYSKKLNINRPSSAHIRHISFIPKIKRRTKSMDNIFIRNQILNDHNSLTYFSNDMKCIDSKKEDPNIWSNFVIHHDKNDDTIHHQNNTHKHLRKLFQNDHRKKLKSLVRKNTVPIIYKIEDQISILSRHNNNKKNNNNNNNNKNNNNNYYYYDNISCSSNTEWCVLPFNKILIINNQQKDTVPPNLFTNHDTYSKKTKVCKDNISKSKGRKKKKKKIPKCYSNIFINKKKNNKRNMQSMYEQEYSNTPPILMPKDTNLLRKNKIYLTLHKDIHKNSKKKTRKKRSVDNSPQSYFNKLTCEKIIINNNICDHNIYPSASQKNHIPFLLLSQKNCTFLNNLTNNKNIKDMITKRNKEFFMFNNTNDNINKKDNEIIDIIHEENIIIFEKNNFNHLNGSCESIHVQEKDIKEGEKKKKKKSISNQMNVENLDIDDNNENNDNMVGIEKYSGEEKIYKSYIYYNSSYINNHINCYGKKEAKFPLLAKISQRQNTLSNLENGFICSTSSSNRGSIGNVSSNDESIGSYKLNNNNNNNNNNNNRCCSNSRCSNSCCINSRCSNSRCSNSRCSNSRCSNSCCSNSCCSNSCCNSYKYYNNYYYNYKYVYKKCENNNQIQYLSLITAIYLVPSKYKRINTNTIYYRIFCCTLCGMSGGFVNIFSEQIISVLPNEKFHMFEYFFSYILIFLTLFCLSNQLIFLNVSLSHFTVTSVIPLIMSNIVFFSSLTTIIIQLKESKIKTLNALLFSLGVFFVILGILYMQYNINKILCKYLKKKKSK